From Pseudoalteromonas sp. DL-6, one genomic window encodes:
- a CDS encoding GGDEF domain-containing protein, with protein MSKQINNKETAAIKNDKALSFDCASSSPFLNAQFSALIELFNGTAEGIFVINEQGDFEFVNPKAAQLFGHSQQSLIGDNLLTFLNDADLEKYKQTLSNWISIKDTALSYGPNEVTINKANGDVIEADLSISSMPKSIASAQKLYVCILHDLSTHKAMYNRLKVQASTDHLTGLANRLALDESLKKYWQESIQSQQPLTSILIDVDHFKKFNDTYGHIKGDKCLQKIAKLILQCVPSRECLAARYGGEEFAIVLPRCDIKSATIVAKQIEQLVNKMTFTDIGLPPEVKITISQGIACEHHNQYRTYEALLCATDTALYRAKKEGRNRISSII; from the coding sequence GTGTCTAAACAAATTAATAACAAAGAAACTGCAGCAATTAAAAATGATAAAGCGCTCTCCTTCGATTGTGCTTCATCGAGCCCTTTTTTAAATGCTCAATTTAGTGCTTTAATTGAATTGTTTAATGGCACTGCTGAAGGAATATTTGTAATTAATGAACAAGGTGATTTTGAGTTTGTTAATCCAAAAGCTGCGCAATTGTTTGGTCACTCACAGCAGTCATTGATTGGTGATAATTTATTAACATTTTTAAACGATGCCGACCTTGAAAAGTATAAGCAAACCCTATCGAATTGGATTAGCATTAAAGATACAGCGCTAAGCTATGGCCCTAATGAAGTAACAATTAATAAAGCCAATGGCGATGTGATTGAAGCCGACCTATCAATCTCAAGCATGCCTAAAAGTATCGCATCGGCGCAAAAGCTTTATGTGTGTATACTTCACGATCTTAGTACCCATAAAGCCATGTACAACCGTTTAAAAGTACAGGCCTCAACCGATCATTTAACTGGGCTTGCTAACCGTTTAGCTTTAGATGAGTCATTAAAAAAATATTGGCAAGAGAGTATTCAAAGCCAACAACCTCTAACCAGCATATTGATTGATGTTGACCACTTTAAAAAATTCAACGACACCTATGGGCATATTAAAGGCGATAAATGCCTACAAAAAATTGCAAAGCTAATTTTACAGTGTGTACCCTCAAGAGAATGTTTAGCGGCTAGGTATGGCGGTGAAGAGTTTGCAATAGTTTTGCCCCGTTGCGATATTAAAAGTGCAACCATTGTTGCAAAACAAATCGAGCAACTCGTTAATAAGATGACCTTCACAGATATTGGCTTACCACCAGAGGTTAAAATTACCATAAGCCAAGGTATAGCCTGTGAGCATCATAATCAATATAGGACATATGAAGCGCTTTTATGTGCAACCGATACAGCACTATACCGAGCTAAAAAAGAAGGACGCAATAGAATAAGCTCTATCATTTAA
- a CDS encoding magnesium transporter: MIEYPVDQLPQLINDLLQCDTTERKNKLLIDAQQTLSTEHLSLLFEAIPKEQRLEIWHLLDEDTQHEIFVNLSEDSCLWLLQTLDDSDGFKLLDEVNVEELLELEEVIPQRFIDYAKKQLDEAQTKQYELAQQYTPEQLGHWIGFDFLKVSDKLTAGGAKKLLHKGLPQYSEVIYLVSRKGSLIGEVAVNDLIKAHDNESLMTLANHDFTSLHADHDLYEAAEVVIHSEQMAMPVVNADNKLIGRLTIASAYELRQEIADEATAKAGGLREDEDLFASVRKSAKNRGIWLGINLATAFLASWFIGLFGATIEQVVALAVLMPIVASMGGIAGSQTLTVIVRGLALGQVTDSNRKALLKKELRVGAVNGLVWALVIGLLTFLWFNDIMLSITITVAILLNLVAASLAGVVIPSILDKMKIDPALSGSVILTTVTDIVGFVTFLGLGSLLLL, from the coding sequence ATGATAGAGTATCCGGTTGATCAGTTACCACAACTCATAAACGACTTATTGCAGTGTGATACCACTGAGCGCAAAAATAAATTACTTATTGATGCTCAGCAAACCTTATCAACGGAACACTTATCCTTATTATTTGAAGCTATTCCTAAAGAGCAGCGCCTTGAAATTTGGCATTTACTAGATGAAGACACGCAACACGAAATTTTCGTTAATTTAAGTGAAGATAGCTGTTTATGGTTACTGCAAACCCTAGATGACAGTGACGGTTTTAAATTATTAGACGAAGTTAACGTTGAAGAGCTGCTTGAATTAGAAGAAGTGATCCCGCAGCGCTTTATTGATTATGCAAAAAAGCAGCTTGATGAAGCACAAACCAAACAATATGAGCTGGCGCAACAATATACGCCTGAGCAACTAGGTCACTGGATTGGCTTTGACTTTTTAAAGGTGTCAGACAAACTCACAGCCGGCGGCGCTAAAAAGTTACTCCACAAAGGGTTACCGCAGTACAGCGAAGTGATTTATTTAGTGAGCCGCAAAGGCAGCTTAATAGGCGAAGTGGCAGTTAATGACCTGATAAAAGCGCATGATAACGAGAGTTTAATGACCTTAGCTAATCATGACTTTACCTCATTGCATGCAGACCATGATTTATATGAAGCCGCTGAAGTGGTTATTCATAGTGAACAAATGGCCATGCCCGTGGTTAATGCCGATAACAAACTAATAGGGCGATTAACTATTGCATCAGCTTATGAATTACGTCAAGAAATCGCTGACGAAGCCACAGCAAAGGCTGGTGGTTTACGAGAAGACGAAGACCTATTTGCTAGTGTTCGCAAAAGTGCTAAAAACCGAGGTATTTGGCTAGGTATCAACTTAGCGACGGCATTTTTAGCCTCGTGGTTTATTGGTTTATTTGGCGCCACCATAGAACAAGTGGTTGCTTTAGCTGTATTGATGCCGATTGTCGCTTCAATGGGGGGTATTGCCGGAAGCCAAACCTTAACGGTTATAGTGCGTGGTCTTGCGCTTGGTCAGGTTACCGACTCCAACCGTAAGGCACTGCTTAAAAAAGAGCTGCGTGTGGGCGCGGTAAATGGCTTGGTATGGGCTTTAGTGATTGGCTTGCTAACTTTCCTATGGTTTAACGATATTATGCTTAGTATAACCATTACTGTGGCAATACTGCTGAATTTAGTGGCTGCATCATTGGCGGGCGTAGTGATCCCGTCTATTTTAGATAAAATGAAAATTGACCCTGCATTATCAGGCTCAGTTATTTTAACCACAGTCACTGATATTGTCGGCTTTGTAACCTTTTTAGGATTAGGTAGTTTGTTACTACTGTGA
- a CDS encoding methyl-accepting chemotaxis protein, whose translation MGNLSLKTKLLLLAVLPLIVLLISFMAGSYYLEMQNQQQNFNEFKTKLIADKQTLLRTEIEIGSKVVQYQLAQGNEQDAKDALRDLTFGEDGYYFIYDTDGISVFHALLGDAIEGQSKIGMTDPNGKKIVVGLLEQARKGGGSFTYHFQKPNTSGLVEKIGYAAMIPGTNWMIGTGTYMDDIEAELVKYQTTMERHLSEKMTTLVLISLLLLGLAAAGALYASNNMLKPIKRMVQSLDDIAKGEGDLTRRLEIDTHDEIGQLGESFNVFVSKLHSIIAGVVDVTSDVKTASSDINTQTLLIEDKLLKHNHETDLVATAITEMSATSHEVAQNTTQVAVSTQAATKEVANAQDCVDVSLSEVSNLMSEINQAAEQVNSLSEQSKKINSVLSVIGGIAEQTNLLALNAAIEAARAGEQGRGFAVVADEVRSLASRTQDSTLEINEMLSELHNLVTAAVDAMHASQQSCNRSVESSRAISESLGAVTTSVTTINDMSTQIATAATEQSSVTEEINRNVYAIQEIVNELTQSSKTTSSVSKHLAGRGENLGDLVGQFKI comes from the coding sequence ATGGGTAATTTAAGCTTAAAAACCAAATTGCTACTGCTGGCTGTTTTACCTTTGATTGTATTACTAATCAGTTTTATGGCAGGTTCTTATTATTTAGAGATGCAAAATCAACAGCAAAACTTTAATGAGTTCAAAACTAAATTAATTGCTGATAAACAAACTCTATTAAGAACAGAAATAGAAATCGGCTCTAAAGTAGTGCAATACCAATTAGCGCAAGGAAATGAACAAGACGCTAAAGATGCGTTGCGAGATTTAACCTTTGGTGAAGATGGTTACTACTTTATTTATGATACCGATGGTATTAGTGTTTTTCATGCATTACTGGGTGATGCGATAGAAGGGCAAAGTAAAATAGGCATGACCGACCCTAACGGTAAAAAAATAGTGGTTGGCTTACTTGAGCAAGCGCGTAAAGGCGGTGGCTCGTTTACTTATCATTTTCAAAAGCCCAATACTAGCGGCTTAGTCGAAAAAATTGGTTATGCAGCCATGATCCCAGGTACTAATTGGATGATAGGCACTGGCACATATATGGATGATATTGAAGCCGAACTGGTAAAATATCAAACAACCATGGAGCGCCATTTAAGCGAAAAAATGACCACTTTGGTTTTAATCTCACTTCTACTGCTTGGTTTAGCAGCAGCCGGTGCGTTGTACGCTTCTAATAATATGCTAAAACCAATTAAACGTATGGTGCAAAGCTTAGACGATATTGCCAAAGGGGAGGGGGATTTAACCCGACGTTTAGAAATAGATACTCATGATGAAATTGGTCAGTTAGGTGAATCTTTCAATGTATTTGTGAGTAAGCTACACAGTATTATTGCCGGAGTGGTTGATGTAACAAGTGACGTTAAAACGGCTTCTTCAGACATTAATACGCAAACATTACTAATTGAAGATAAATTATTAAAGCATAACCATGAAACCGATTTAGTGGCAACAGCGATTACCGAAATGTCAGCAACCTCGCATGAGGTAGCGCAAAATACCACGCAAGTTGCGGTATCAACGCAGGCAGCGACAAAAGAAGTGGCCAACGCGCAAGATTGTGTAGATGTTTCACTGAGCGAAGTATCAAACTTAATGAGCGAAATTAATCAAGCCGCGGAGCAGGTTAACTCGTTGAGTGAGCAATCTAAAAAAATTAATAGCGTATTAAGTGTAATTGGTGGCATTGCTGAACAAACAAACTTACTGGCATTAAATGCGGCTATTGAAGCGGCACGCGCAGGTGAGCAAGGACGTGGGTTTGCGGTGGTGGCTGATGAAGTAAGAAGCCTGGCGAGTAGAACCCAAGACAGCACATTAGAAATTAACGAAATGCTAAGCGAGTTACATAATTTAGTAACGGCAGCGGTTGATGCAATGCATGCGAGTCAACAAAGCTGTAACCGCTCAGTTGAGTCTTCACGGGCTATATCTGAAAGCTTAGGTGCGGTAACTACGTCCGTGACCACCATTAATGATATGAGTACACAAATTGCCACAGCGGCAACAGAGCAAAGCAGCGTGACAGAAGAAATTAACCGTAACGTGTATGCTATTCAAGAAATTGTTAATGAATTAACGCAGTCGAGTAAAACCACTTCTTCAGTTAGTAAGCACTTAGCGGGACGCGGTGAGAACTTGGGTGACCTAGTGGGGCAATTTAAAATATAA
- the purU gene encoding formyltetrahydrofolate deformylase encodes MSYILTTQCADDIGLIAKITGLCNEHNLNIIRNNEFVDKDAQRFFMRTELTGEPHTEFLSQLRDVLPAGAKVALHGEEKTKVVLLATKEAHCLGGMLLKQFEQALNIEILAVIANYPTLEPLVKGFDIPFHVVSHEGLTRSEHDEKVGDLIASYNPDIIGLAKYMRILSPEFVGRFEGKIINIHHSFLPAFIGAKPYHQAFERGVKIIGATAHFVNNELDEGPIILQDVSSVTHANTAEMMAKMGKDVEKTVFCKALQLASEHKLFINGNKTVVFS; translated from the coding sequence ATGAGTTATATACTAACCACCCAATGCGCAGACGATATAGGTTTAATCGCCAAAATTACCGGACTGTGTAATGAGCATAATTTAAATATTATTCGTAATAACGAATTTGTAGATAAAGATGCGCAGCGCTTTTTTATGCGCACAGAGCTTACAGGCGAACCACATACTGAGTTTTTGTCACAACTGCGCGATGTATTACCTGCTGGCGCAAAAGTGGCACTGCACGGCGAAGAAAAAACCAAAGTGGTACTATTAGCTACAAAAGAAGCTCATTGTTTGGGCGGCATGTTACTTAAGCAATTTGAACAAGCCCTAAACATCGAGATACTAGCCGTTATCGCCAATTACCCTACTTTAGAGCCTCTAGTGAAAGGGTTTGATATTCCTTTTCATGTGGTTTCTCATGAAGGACTTACGCGCAGTGAGCACGACGAAAAAGTCGGTGACTTAATTGCCAGCTATAACCCAGACATTATTGGCCTAGCTAAATATATGCGTATTTTAAGCCCTGAATTTGTAGGTCGTTTTGAGGGTAAAATCATTAATATTCATCACTCATTTTTACCTGCTTTTATTGGTGCAAAACCATATCATCAGGCGTTTGAACGTGGTGTGAAAATTATTGGTGCCACGGCTCACTTTGTTAATAATGAGCTAGACGAAGGCCCTATTATTTTACAAGACGTATCGAGTGTGACTCATGCGAATACAGCTGAGATGATGGCTAAAATGGGTAAAGATGTGGAAAAAACGGTGTTTTGTAAAGCACTGCAACTAGCATCAGAACATAAGCTGTTTATTAATGGCAATAAAACCGTGGTATTTTCATAA
- a CDS encoding AbgT family transporter: MSDSIDSPHTSQDENQVAKGGWFNRFLATVEFLGNMLPHPITLFALFCIAVILFSGVADWFGLSAIDPRPEGSAGRDPDGVIEVVSLLSAEGLQRIVTGLVTNFTSFAPLGTVLVALLGVSVAEHSGLLSAAMRGMVMGASKRLVTFMVVFAAILSNTASELGYVVLIPLAAMIFHSLGRHPLAGLAAAFAGVSGGYSANLLLGTIDPLLAGITTPAAQMIDPTYQVGAEANWYFMMISVLLIAVLGTLVTEKIVEPRLGKYNPDEASEDLAQNNIAGLTDKEKSGLKWAGVSLLLVSLLLAWTIVPADGILRNPETGLVAHSPFLKGIVVFIFVTFGIPGFVYGRVVGTMKNDKDVINAMSKSMSSMGMYIVLVFFAAQFVAFFKWTNLGTILAINGAALLQALSLTGPEVFVLFILMCALVNLTLGSSSAQWAVTAPIFVPMLMLIGYAPETIQAAYRIGDSVTNLITPMMSYFGLILAVATKYKKDMGIGTLVATMLPYSLIFFVGWVVLFYLWVFVLGMPVGPGAPTYYTP, from the coding sequence ATGTCAGACTCAATAGACTCACCACACACATCCCAAGATGAAAATCAGGTCGCAAAGGGCGGCTGGTTCAATCGATTTTTAGCCACAGTAGAATTTTTAGGGAACATGCTTCCCCATCCAATTACCTTATTCGCGCTGTTTTGTATTGCCGTTATTTTATTTAGTGGCGTTGCCGATTGGTTTGGACTAAGTGCCATCGATCCTCGTCCTGAGGGCTCTGCTGGGCGCGATCCAGATGGTGTAATTGAAGTGGTTAGCTTACTCAGTGCTGAGGGCTTACAGCGTATTGTAACGGGCTTGGTGACTAACTTTACCAGCTTTGCTCCATTAGGTACGGTGTTAGTGGCGCTATTAGGTGTGAGTGTTGCCGAGCATTCAGGGTTATTGTCTGCGGCAATGCGTGGCATGGTTATGGGTGCATCTAAACGCTTAGTAACCTTTATGGTGGTCTTCGCTGCTATTTTATCAAACACAGCGTCTGAGCTGGGTTATGTAGTATTGATCCCCCTAGCGGCAATGATATTTCATAGCTTAGGTCGTCATCCGCTTGCAGGTCTTGCTGCAGCGTTTGCTGGTGTATCGGGCGGCTATAGCGCTAATTTATTACTTGGCACTATCGATCCGTTATTAGCGGGTATTACTACGCCTGCAGCACAAATGATTGACCCAACTTACCAAGTTGGCGCTGAAGCAAACTGGTATTTTATGATGATTTCGGTGTTGCTAATTGCTGTTTTAGGCACACTTGTTACTGAGAAAATTGTTGAGCCACGTTTAGGTAAATATAATCCAGATGAAGCCAGTGAAGATTTAGCTCAAAATAATATTGCGGGTTTAACTGACAAAGAAAAATCAGGTTTAAAATGGGCTGGGGTTTCATTACTTCTGGTTTCATTGTTACTTGCTTGGACTATTGTTCCTGCCGACGGTATTTTACGTAATCCTGAAACGGGGTTGGTTGCTCACTCTCCGTTTTTAAAAGGGATTGTGGTGTTTATTTTTGTCACCTTTGGTATTCCAGGTTTTGTGTATGGTCGCGTGGTTGGTACCATGAAAAATGATAAAGACGTGATCAATGCCATGAGCAAAAGTATGAGCTCTATGGGCATGTACATTGTATTAGTGTTTTTTGCTGCACAGTTTGTGGCATTTTTTAAATGGACTAACTTAGGTACGATTTTAGCGATTAATGGTGCCGCATTACTACAAGCACTTAGCTTAACTGGACCGGAAGTATTTGTACTGTTTATTTTAATGTGTGCGTTAGTTAACTTAACTTTAGGCTCATCGTCAGCGCAGTGGGCAGTAACAGCACCTATATTTGTTCCTATGCTGATGCTTATAGGTTATGCCCCCGAGACAATTCAAGCGGCTTACCGTATTGGTGATTCAGTAACTAACTTAATTACTCCGATGATGAGTTACTTTGGTTTAATCCTCGCGGTTGCCACTAAATACAAAAAAGACATGGGAATAGGTACTTTGGTAGCCACTATGTTGCCATACAGCTTAATTTTCTTTGTTGGCTGGGTGGTACTGTTTTATTTATGGGTATTTGTTTTAGGTATGCCAGTAGGCCCTGGGGCACCAACGTATTACACACCCTAA
- a CDS encoding response regulator transcription factor — protein sequence MSQFLIADDHPLFREALKGALSAKFAGLEVFESADFDSTLQVLSEQEDLDILLLDLHMPGNGDLYGLIRIREDYPSLPIAVVSGSEDVNIVSKVMGYGAMGFIPKSSSSDDIANAINQILEGDTWLPTELKSKVAEIEGADREIAAQVASLTPQQYRVLQYLHEGLLNKQIAYELHISEATVKAHITAIFRKLGVYNRTQAVLIAAKLQLEPIEQA from the coding sequence ATGAGTCAGTTTTTAATAGCGGACGATCATCCGTTATTTCGTGAAGCACTAAAGGGCGCTTTGAGTGCAAAGTTTGCGGGTTTGGAAGTATTTGAATCAGCGGATTTTGATAGCACATTGCAGGTGTTAAGCGAACAAGAAGATCTTGATATATTACTACTAGATTTACACATGCCAGGTAACGGTGACTTATACGGCTTGATCCGTATACGTGAAGATTACCCAAGCTTACCTATTGCGGTGGTTTCGGGTAGTGAAGATGTAAATATTGTTTCGAAAGTTATGGGTTATGGGGCAATGGGGTTTATTCCTAAGTCTTCATCATCTGACGATATTGCCAACGCAATTAACCAAATACTTGAAGGCGATACTTGGCTGCCAACCGAGCTAAAAAGTAAAGTGGCTGAAATCGAAGGCGCAGATAGAGAAATTGCCGCACAAGTGGCATCACTTACTCCACAGCAATACCGCGTTTTACAATATTTGCACGAAGGTTTACTGAATAAACAAATTGCGTACGAGCTTCACATTTCAGAAGCCACAGTCAAAGCACACATTACTGCCATATTTAGAAAACTCGGTGTTTATAACCGAACTCAAGCTGTTTTAATTGCTGCAAAACTACAACTAGAACCCATAGAGCAAGCCTAA